The Candidatus Hydrogenedentota bacterium genome contains the following window.
GCCGGGCGGGATCACACGCCACACGCCGCTGATCCAAATGAAATCGCCGCGGTCTTCGTCCCAAGCCCAGTAGCCGGGGATCCACGCCACATCCGGACCTTCAGGACGAATTTCCGGCGGAATCTCTTCGACAGGGCCGTAGGGCGCGCGCGACACAATGATACCGGCGGCGGGGCCGGACATGGCCACTTGCGCGAAGGCCTCATGCATAGGACCGCGCGTTAAGACCTGCAAACCCACTTCATCTTGATATTGTCCATGAACCGACACGGCGCCGAATAAGGCGGCGGCAAGAATCATAAGCACCACCGGGAAAACTCCCGAGCATAGTCTTGTCGTGGCATTTCGTTTCATGTCATTTCCTTTCTATGCCTAAGGCAACCTAAACAGCCAAGCATGCTGTTGCATGCGCTTTTGCTAATTCCTCAACGCTACAAACAACGGGGAATGCCGATTCATTCACCGAAAGCAACTGATCTGTCATAAAGACGTCTGGTCTCTGTCGAATATTCAATTTTCCCGTTTTTTCTTGAAAAAAGTCTCTAAGGCAGTCCACACGCTTTCGTTGGAACCTCGGACGACGGGCAGCGGCGGCAGCGACGTCATAAAAGCTCTGCCGTAGTATTTCGTTACAATGCGTTTATCAAGAACCACAATAACGCCCCAATCCGTTTTGCGGCGTATGAGCCGGCCGAAACCTTGGCGCAGTTTGATAACCGCTTGGGGCACTTGAAAATTCATAAAGGCGTTGCCCCCTTCCTTCTCGATTGCTTCGGAACGTGCTTCGAGAATGGGCTCGGTGGGAACGCGAAAAGGCAGACGAGTCAGCACCACACATTGCAGCGATTCGCCTGCCACGTCCACACCTTCCCAAAAACTATCGGTTGCAAAAAGAACACTGGAAGCATTATCACGAAAGGCCGTCAACAGACGGGTTCGCGAATCTTTACCTTGACAGAGGCTCTCAATACCGCGTTCCGCCAATTCGATTTCCAGCCGATCATAGACAAAGTCCATGGCGTAGAAAGAGGTGAACAACACAAGGGCATGCCCTTGTGTAATACGCAATATGGAACGGATCGTCTCCACCTGATTTTCAAGATAATCCTCCTCACCGGGAAGCGGGCCGTCTGTAGGGATACACATGAGGGTCTGATCTTTATAATCAAAGGGCGAGTCCAACAGCAACTCCTTCACGCGCTCTTCCGGGAGCAAATTCAAACCGATCCGCGATTTACAATAATCGAAGCTGCGCCGCACCGTAAGGGTGGCGGAGGTCATGATGACGCTGCTCATTTTCTTGTACAACCATTCAGACAGCGGCTGCCCTACCTCAAGGGGACAGCGGGCAATACGTACTCGATCTTCATCGCGGCTGTGCAGCTCAATCCAGCGCACCGTATTATCTTCCAATTCCTCTTTGGTGCATTCCTCCAAGGCTTTTGCGATGGTTTCAATCTGGCGCAAATAAGCCTTGAGCTCCGTTAATTCCAACAGCACGGGAAGCTCTTCTCCCGGTTCCGGTCGAATCTCTTCGAGTTTTTCCGCCAGACGCCGACCATGATGCAACAGTGCACCCACATGCTCTATAGCGGGCAAAATCTCTTCCTCGTGAAGGCTGCGCAGCTCCGGCTCACTCAGCACTTCCTCGGTGAGACGCCACTGTATTTCGGTGCCCACCCGGCCGCAATGGGTGGTCGTATACACGCGTAACACATGAAACGCCTGATCCAACGCGTCTTCCGTCATAAGGATAATGGGCTGCAGCCGCTCCTCGATAAGAACAAGAAAGTCATTGTAATCTTCCACAGAAACGGTTGTGCAATTACGCATGAGTTTTAGTTTAAGGAAAGGGAGAAGCCCCCGTTCCAGATCCGAATCGCGGCGGTAGAGTTTTCGCATGGTCTTACGCATACCGATACGCGTGGCGGAAATACCAAAGTATTCGGTGGCCGCGTCTTCAATGCTGTGGGCCTCATCAAAAATGAGACGGCTATAGGAAGGCAATACTGCCGTGGCGCTAAAATCGCCGGTCTCCCGTTTCACGGCAATGTCTGCAAATACCAAATGATGATTGGCAACCAAGATATCGGCCGTCGCCATGACACGGCGCGCCCGCATAAAAAAACATTCCCGGAAATGGGTACACGCGGCGCCCAAACATACATCAGGTTCGCAGCATACTTTCTCCCACACCGAACGCGACGCCATAAACGGAAGGTCGGCCTGACTCCCGTCTTCCGTGGTCTCCGCCCAAGCGGCGATAGCACGGATCTGTTCGGCAGTGCGTTCATCTTCAAAGAGCGATATTTCTGAAAATGCCCGGGCCAACTTATGCAAACAAAGATAATTGCTGCGCCCTTTCACGAGACAGGCTTCAAAGTCTTCTTTGATGCAGGCTTTCAACAGTGGCAAATCATGATGAATAATCTGTTCTTGAAGGTTGATGGTTCGCGTGGAAATAACAATGCGCTCTTTATTGCGGCGCGACCACAAGACCGCCGGCAGCAGATAGGC
Protein-coding sequences here:
- a CDS encoding DEAD/DEAH box helicase; translated protein: MVNGEPILKRMSREAADTMCGFIRDAGGNEVFCDGTMDDAGILVAIRILARGNAKAVPALFSMLDTREVVLHNHPSGDLTPSDADLELATLYSAHGHGVYIVDNEVTHCYVVVEAFLPKPIIPLAVDELKDAFTETGALAEHLDGFELRPQQLAMTECIAAAFNSDSLALVEAPTGVGKTMAYLLPAVLWSRRNKERIVISTRTINLQEQIIHHDLPLLKACIKEDFEACLVKGRSNYLCLHKLARAFSEISLFEDERTAEQIRAIAAWAETTEDGSQADLPFMASRSVWEKVCCEPDVCLGAACTHFRECFFMRARRVMATADILVANHHLVFADIAVKRETGDFSATAVLPSYSRLIFDEAHSIEDAATEYFGISATRIGMRKTMRKLYRRDSDLERGLLPFLKLKLMRNCTTVSVEDYNDFLVLIEERLQPIILMTEDALDQAFHVLRVYTTTHCGRVGTEIQWRLTEEVLSEPELRSLHEEEILPAIEHVGALLHHGRRLAEKLEEIRPEPGEELPVLLELTELKAYLRQIETIAKALEECTKEELEDNTVRWIELHSRDEDRVRIARCPLEVGQPLSEWLYKKMSSVIMTSATLTVRRSFDYCKSRIGLNLLPEERVKELLLDSPFDYKDQTLMCIPTDGPLPGEEDYLENQVETIRSILRITQGHALVLFTSFYAMDFVYDRLEIELAERGIESLCQGKDSRTRLLTAFRDNASSVLFATDSFWEGVDVAGESLQCVVLTRLPFRVPTEPILEARSEAIEKEGGNAFMNFQVPQAVIKLRQGFGRLIRRKTDWGVIVVLDKRIVTKYYGRAFMTSLPPLPVVRGSNESVWTALETFFKKKREN